The following coding sequences are from one Candidatus Nitrosopumilus sp. SW window:
- a CDS encoding ATP-binding protein yields the protein MPIAILPDIDEQRCIGCALCVEICTTLGPDVLRVKPVEGWKRGKAFVFYPERCISDGACIGVCPTKSIFWMRPMNYTAGQPVPLHKNGIFINGWAEDAAL from the coding sequence ATGCCAATAGCAATACTTCCAGACATCGATGAACAAAGATGTATCGGATGTGCACTATGTGTAGAAATCTGTACAACTCTTGGTCCTGATGTCCTTAGAGTAAAACCAGTTGAAGGCTGGAAGAGAGGTAAAGCATTTGTCTTTTACCCAGAAAGATGTATTTCTGATGGTGCATGCATCGGTGTATGCCCAACAAAATCAATCTTTTGGATGAGACCAATGAATTACACTGCTGGACAACCAGTACCTCTTCACAAAAACGGTATCTTCATCAACGGTTGGGCAGAAGACGCAGCACTATAA
- a CDS encoding plastocyanin/azurin family copper-binding protein yields the protein MSSPTSSHAYGIGLIALLVGLSASVVFYTSFYLPESLAKPSVSDHILHPEEEFFIIEIVPGAVIEGNENYVPNKAEALLTFTNNVKWVNMDDTAHTVTPDHRYADGFSGDFGSPGVIKPGDSYEFLFTEETVLHYFCQPHPWMKGEITIAKSRF from the coding sequence ATGAGTAGTCCAACATCTAGTCATGCTTATGGAATTGGACTCATTGCATTGTTAGTTGGATTGTCTGCATCTGTAGTATTTTACACTTCATTTTATCTTCCTGAATCTTTAGCAAAACCATCTGTATCTGATCATATTTTACATCCTGAAGAAGAATTTTTCATTATTGAGATTGTTCCAGGTGCAGTTATTGAAGGAAATGAAAATTATGTTCCAAATAAGGCCGAAGCTTTACTGACCTTTACAAATAATGTCAAATGGGTAAATATGGATGACACTGCTCATACTGTAACTCCTGATCACAGATATGCAGATGGTTTCAGTGGTGACTTTGGTTCCCCTGGAGTAATCAAACCTGGAGATTCCTACGAGTTCTTATTTACAGAAGAAACTGTACTGCATTATTTCTGCCAACCTCATCCTTGGATGAAAGGTGAAATTACAATAGCAAAGAGCAGATTCTAG
- a CDS encoding MBL fold metallo-hydrolase produces the protein MNVKVLGAANEVGRSGFLVDCNGTNLLLDYGVLFGRRGTPPQYPLHVKPKDLDAIIITHAHLDHSGNVPSLFVSGNTEVYATPPTFDLSKLLIEDMLKIEKNSHPFDLPELNNMMKNAKEIGFKQKITKGNATFELRESGHVIGGSTVLVESEGKRLFYTGDIKTNGSRMLREMDLDVGEIDMLITESTYAMTEQKPRKESETELIEFANEVMDRKGILFIPSFSVERSQEIACILRNANFKHRIIMDGMALKVNEIMFRHPEYLRDPKVFSDAIKGATAITDHAERKRAMNEPCVVISPAGMLVGGNAVFYLQHLAFDDKNGIALVSYQGEGTPGKKLLETGTVSSRGKDINVTAQVKQFEFSGHADRNELFDMIKKIKGNPKVLTVHGDSESCDLFAREIHEKFGLEAHSPAVNEEIPV, from the coding sequence TTGAATGTTAAAGTTTTAGGGGCTGCCAACGAGGTAGGCAGATCAGGTTTTTTGGTAGACTGTAATGGAACAAATCTCTTACTTGATTATGGGGTATTATTTGGCAGAAGAGGGACACCCCCACAATACCCACTTCATGTAAAACCAAAGGATTTGGATGCAATTATTATCACTCATGCTCACTTGGATCATTCAGGAAATGTTCCATCACTTTTTGTAAGTGGCAATACAGAAGTTTATGCAACCCCACCAACATTTGATTTATCAAAATTATTGATTGAAGATATGCTAAAAATTGAAAAAAATTCACATCCATTTGATTTACCAGAGTTAAACAATATGATGAAAAATGCAAAAGAGATTGGATTTAAACAAAAAATTACCAAAGGTAATGCAACGTTTGAGTTACGAGAGTCAGGACATGTGATTGGCGGTAGTACAGTATTAGTGGAATCTGAAGGTAAACGATTATTCTACACTGGAGACATTAAAACAAATGGTTCAAGAATGCTACGTGAAATGGACTTGGATGTTGGAGAAATCGACATGTTAATCACTGAAAGCACATATGCCATGACAGAACAAAAACCAAGAAAAGAGTCAGAGACAGAATTAATTGAATTTGCAAATGAAGTAATGGATAGAAAAGGAATTTTATTCATCCCATCATTTTCAGTGGAACGTTCTCAAGAAATTGCATGTATTTTGAGAAATGCCAACTTTAAACATAGAATCATCATGGATGGAATGGCATTAAAGGTAAATGAAATAATGTTTAGACATCCAGAATATCTACGAGATCCTAAAGTATTTTCTGATGCAATCAAAGGAGCAACTGCAATTACAGATCATGCTGAAAGAAAACGGGCAATGAATGAACCCTGTGTTGTTATTTCACCTGCAGGAATGTTAGTTGGAGGAAATGCAGTTTTCTATTTACAGCACCTAGCATTTGATGATAAAAATGGAATTGCACTTGTTTCTTACCAAGGAGAAGGTACACCAGGTAAAAAATTACTAGAAACAGGAACAGTATCATCTAGAGGAAAAGACATCAATGTTACTGCACAAGTCAAGCAGTTTGAATTTTCAGGTCATGCTGACAGGAATGAATTATTTGACATGATTAAAAAAATTAAAGGAAATCCCAAAGTGTTAACCGTACATGGGGATTCAGAATCTTGTGATTTGTTTGCACGAGAAATTCATGAAAAATTTGGATTAGAAGCACATTCTCCTGCAGTCAATGAAGAAATTCCTGTCTGA
- a CDS encoding DNA glycosylase, which produces MKKFLSEMQNHQIDVENSINSGQVFLWKKYNEFWYGVNGQDILQINKNAKIKSLKNHKTDFFRNKDHFDEIIKSISKDKTVKTAVKKYPGLRIIKQDPFQCLISFIVSSNSNIQKIKNNLENISQKFGERTTYKDQEFFLFPDAETLSKASINEIKNCGVGYRAKFIKEASKIIASKKITVEDLKSNSYFDAKEKIRKIPGIGNKVADCVLLFSLDKLESFPLDRWMIRILEKYYSKKFQINTKTITEKQYDILHEKIVDYFGPYAGYAQQFLFKMERENYQKKWL; this is translated from the coding sequence ATGAAGAAATTCCTGTCTGAAATGCAAAATCACCAAATAGATGTTGAAAATTCGATAAATAGTGGTCAAGTTTTTCTTTGGAAAAAATATAATGAGTTTTGGTACGGAGTAAATGGACAAGATATTCTTCAGATAAACAAAAATGCAAAAATAAAATCTTTAAAAAATCATAAAACAGATTTTTTTAGAAACAAAGATCATTTTGATGAGATAATCAAATCAATTTCAAAAGATAAAACAGTAAAAACTGCTGTAAAAAAATATCCAGGATTAAGAATCATAAAACAAGATCCTTTCCAATGTTTAATTTCATTTATTGTATCATCAAATTCCAATATTCAAAAAATTAAGAACAATCTAGAAAACATATCACAAAAATTTGGAGAAAGAACCACATACAAAGATCAAGAATTCTTTCTGTTCCCAGACGCAGAAACTCTTTCCAAAGCATCTATTAATGAAATTAAAAACTGCGGTGTTGGGTACCGTGCAAAATTCATTAAAGAAGCTTCAAAAATTATCGCTTCTAAAAAAATTACAGTTGAAGATTTAAAATCAAATAGTTATTTTGATGCAAAAGAGAAAATTCGGAAAATTCCAGGAATCGGAAATAAAGTTGCTGATTGTGTATTGTTATTTTCTCTTGATAAATTAGAATCATTTCCATTAGATAGATGGATGATTAGAATTTTAGAAAAATACTATTCAAAAAAATTCCAAATTAATACCAAAACAATTACAGAAAAACAATATGATATCCTACATGAAAAAATTGTAGATTATTTTGGTCCATATGCAGGATATGCACAACAATTTCTCTTTAAAATGGAAAGAGAAAATTACCAAAAAAAGTGGCTGTAA